A window of Dermacentor andersoni chromosome 4, qqDerAnde1_hic_scaffold, whole genome shotgun sequence genomic DNA:
GGTGCAAATGTACTGCTGCGCTAGCAATAAATAAATTTTCGGGTACATCTAGAAGCCTGGAACATAAAAACACACGTCAACACAGATTTGTGTTCTCGTTGTATTTATTCAAATGACAACATGCTGGATATTGCAGTGAAACACTCATTTACAAAAGACATGAAAATCCTCACGCGAAAACAGGATATGTCTCGCGCGCCATGAAGTGTATACGCGACAAGAGATGCTGGCTATAATAGTATACACGTTCAGGTAACCACGTGCGGTGAATCCGGCACCGCCAGATAGATGATTTCGGTATGTACAAAAGAACTTGCACCGCAACTGGACATCATCGCGTGCAGGTCGTCCGCGCACTATTTCGAATACCGAAGCGCGCTCTTATTAGCGCCACGCGCGCAATGCGACCGGCCTGTCATTTCGTGTCTCGCGTTATACCTCGGGGTCTGTTGATCAGCTGTAGGTACGTTCCTGCTTAACGATAACGACATAGATTTGCATACTGCAATCGATAGGAACAAATCCTTCTTGGTACACCGCTAGCCGCGCGCATGCTCAGTACCGGTGAACGGGGCCGTAGTGGTCGTAGTTCCTTTTTTGCACGTAGCTGTTGTAATGGGAACCGCGGGTTGAACTGTTCGGCACACCCGAATGCCAGACCACCGGACGAGGCCTAaaggactgctgctgctgctgctgctgctgattttcCGGCTGCTGttgatgttgctgctgctgccagctCCTCTGCTGTGTTTGTGCCCAACCGCGCGAAGGCCCGGCGGAGCGCCAACTCTTCTGCATCACGTCTATCATGATCTGTGGCTGGCGAGGTTGAGAGAGCTTGTTGCTTGGCCGCCAAGGTGAGGCCGTCGGTTCGTTCAGGTTCTGCTGAGCTGTGGCAGGCTCCCAGGTCTTGCCTCTGTCTCCGCTGGCGGCGCTGTTCTCGTGAACGAGGAGCAGCAGTAGCTTGGCTTCGTTGGAGCCACCATCGTTGTGCTGTTCTTTAGCGGGTGCGGTGGTTTGCACGTTGTCGCTAGAAGGTGCGGCAGGCTTCCACGATGACTGCCGCTGTTCCTTGGTCCACAGCGTCCTTCGGTCCAGGTTCTTGTTCCAGTGGGACCACTGGCGCTGCGGTGCGGGCGTACTATATTGCCTCTGTTTCCTGGGGTAGATGATGGGCTTCCACTCCTTGCTGTTGCCGCTACTTCGGTCTTCCTTGGACGAAGCCGGTCTAGGCAACTGCTCCTTCCAAGCGGACACGGATTGCACTTTGGCGTGGGAGGCGAGTGGCTTGTCGAGCGCTATCAGGATTATGGGCAACTTGTTGTCGACCTGGACATCGTAGTCTGCCTTGTCGGACTCGGGCTGTCGTTTCACTTCGGGTGGCGGCGGCGAATGTTGGGGAAACGCGGCCGGCTGCTCCTGGGGAATCCGAAGAAGTATCACCAACTTCTTCAGCTCTTCTGCTTCGGACATGTGGAACTGCTCGCGACCAACTGTgaagtgaaaagaaaagaaaggagacaaaTCGCAATTAGCGGGCTGATGGATGTTATACTGTTTTAAATGGTTGCCTTAGTTACGTATGGCTTTATTTACAAAATGGCGTTCGCCTTCGTGATGGCGGAGACACACAAAGGCGAAAGGACTATAAGAAGCATAAGAAATCATGAAAAAAGTCTGTCAGCCAGGAATCAATAACAATGTATGTTGCTATCGTGTGCCTGTCGAGCTGTGACGAGCGTGATTTTCTTGCCTTCTTTATTATATGTTGTTGGTTCGTACATTTAATATGGTATTCTTCCCAgtccttttgtgtttcttttgctCTTGATTTCCTTCATCTTAATCGAATCCAATCAGCCCAAATTGCAGACTTTTACCTGTTTTAAGTTCTCACTTTATTACCTTTGCGACTATGTGCGAATCAAGCACGAGGCTTGTTGGTGGGGTGGAGGTGACATGGAAGCCTAGTGAGGCATTCTAGCCTCTTCAATTTTGTCCCGGCATTCGCCAGCCCGTCGCTGCTTGCGCGGCTCTGTCCCCTGGCCATGCCTATTGCACGGCTCTCGTTTCTCCTTGACTCCAATATATGATAGATCATGCACACTGCTGTTTCATGACGCCATCTATTCGGCCCAAGCTGCTGGGTTAAGTTCGTTTTCATGTAATTCAAACGCGTGTTCCCTGTTAGTTTAGCGTTCTAGCTACACAGTTGATTCTCACTTCACGTGTCATCGCGCTGGCTAAATCAGCGCGAGCAACCAAATATGTTGAGCCTTCACGTATCGTTCGTAaatcttttttttcctcctcctcttctgttTCGAGTGTCAAGAGGAGCTGTGAGCTTCGCCTGGTTTTATCCCCCTGTTTATCGCTGGGAGTGTATCAACTACGGCGTCTTTCTGCGTTATTTCTGTCAGAGAGGAGCAGAGTACGGCATATTGTTTTTGACACTTTAATCACTTCTTTCTGAGTCGATAAATTAACTCATTTCGATGGTCGCTTTCAGCCACTCACCAGGAGGCCACTGCCACTGGTTCTTTGGACAGCAGGCCGCCGGAACGCGACTCTTTGGTCCTGAAGGGCAACAACTTACACCCAAGCGTTTAGTTTACGCGAGTCAAACGTCCTGCTTTGCCCCCTTTGTAGGTATGCGTTGTGTGGTTCTGTTAGTACTCTCTTTGGGCGTCCGCTTGTGGACAGAGCTTCGACATACAGCTATGGAGCGTATAGCTCGTTACTCTTGCTTTGAAAACTCTAAAATCGACACTAATTGGAAATATTAGGTCCAACTGGGTTGGTATACATCACATGCCTGGGACCCATATAGGTCACTCGTACCGTAAGCGGATGTTTGGAAAACAGGAAAATGGGTAGATGAAAAGAAAATGGGTGCACGAAGCCGTACCGAAGTCCTCGCACCGTGGCTCGCCATGAAGACGTGTATTTTGAAAAATATCTGCTCGGGGACAGCCAGTTCACTGTTCATTAATAGGGAGGGACCACATTGCGTTCTAAAGCAAGCAAGGACTGGGCGTGACAAAATTTGGTAACATTTAGAGCAcaactcttaggcgcccgttcctgcgttgagagatagcgatagcgaagagagcgcgaggaggaaagcgaaggaggagagtatggcgaaagggtgggGAGGAAGgcggagtgccgcacgagacgcgCTCCACGGCGGCGACCCGCTTTGAGATGGTGCCATCGGCGGCCGGGTGACGGCGTGTGCCGTCACTCGGCCGCCGATGACTTCATTACTAAGGCATGCACCGatcgcgtccaccgataccatagagggaaacaaagcgctggcgtgggcctCGGACTTACTGCGCATGTGCAACATCGCCTGCGCCGTCGCCGCTATtgaatgcgctccgcgcgagccacgcgttcctGCGTTCACGTTGTTCTTTATGAACAATGTGCAACGCAACCGGCGGAaatgctaaacgagctgcccgaacAGAGGCTCACCGCAGCCGACGCCAAAATCCAGAGGTGCGCGCCGCCGAAACTGAGCGCCGTCGCCGAGAGGACCTTGCCGTTCGAgcgctgtgctcaaatttcgcattaggaagtatcctTATCATGggttacacttttttttttcatttttacctTGCGGGAACGGCTAAAATAAGCAAAAAATACCACGAAATCATTGGTGCCATGCTTGTGTCATCGGATTtcatcgtgcctcataatcgccTTGTTTCTCTCAAGGAGGTGCAAGTAGAGTTTTAAAATAATACTAGAATAAAGTGATTCAGTGTTTCTATTtagttatatataaaaaaaaacacttttgaaGGAATACTTTATAGCTGTAATAATCAATGCTAAAGAATTTTGAAATAACTCTACGGGTACAAAATTACCTTTAGTTTTTCACGCTGGCGTCCCTTAATATGAacgtgccttctttttttctttcccgttctGTTTTGCCAAATGCCGCCTTAATGTTTGGTATAACATCCCTGCCGCTTCGGTCACATGGAGCGATAGAGGTACATCACTTACCTATATGATTATTTTCGCTGCACACGCTACACATTTTAAtgcttatctttcttttcttccttcgcATTCGCACAAAGGTAGACCACGCAGGCTTTACTGCGCTTAGACTTCTCATCTGCCGACATTTCCTTGCAAGAAAGAAGCTCTAAGTCAATTCTTCGACCACTCGGCATACTCTTGCATTCCGCAGTGCGAGAAAAATGGGCGAAAAATACTCAGGGGGTGTGGCATGAAGAAAGGTGCCAAAAGTAATTTTACACTCATATGCGACGTATTCCCATTCGACGTACGCTTCATAATGAGGGAAAGCTTTGAGGAGAGTTTACAAGTGCGTCAAAACGAGTAAACGAGAAACCTGCAGATTGATTTGGCAAACTGTTTCAAATACAGAAAAATGTGTCATCACCGCTTGATCTTTATTGTGCCTTGACGCAGAATAAACAAAGAAATCGGAAGCAACAATCCTAGTTATTGCGCAAGGAGTGTTGTCATAAAAATAtctacacccttaagggtgttttcttgtcgcactggtaacacccttaccgttagagCCTTACAAAAATTCATAGAGGCCTACAATGGAGCTTTAACTAGACGTGCAATGACAAAAGAcatagttgaaaactatgtaataattctgacagccttgaacgcacagaaatatccgacaagaaaatttcacagggagagagatgaaactctcctgtcggatatttctgtgcgcgcaaggttgtcagaatgattacatagttttcaactacgtcttttgtcatcgcacgtatAGTCAAAGTGAGAAATGTATCAATAGACATATGTCATTTGTGCTGCGACCTTTTTTCTTGTTGAATCCTTGTTCTTATTTTTAATATTTGGGTGACACATATGGATCATGTTAGTTACAAACAAACACATAGAGCATGGGTAATATAGGTGCATGACAGAAAAATGCGTGACATGATATGTTTGTCGTCATTGGTATACTCGCAGAAATTAGGCATGAATGAGCTTAATGAAACCACATAAGAAACAAGTTGCATGGAATAACGTTGTTGCTTCGTAAGGGAGTATATAGTGATGGACGGCTATTAGACCCTGTGATTATGCGAGGCAACCTAAAGCTGTACCATATTTTCATATCCGCCTCAAGAAATTAACCATGCCAGCAACTTTTACATGTGTAGCTAATTCCTAACGTCATGTCAAACATGAAATGTAGCAAGATTTCTGGAATTCCTTGAAATTCCTTGAAAATGTTCACCAAACTTACTTGCCATATATTGTTTTTAGCTTTGAAATTTGCTACTGACGCTTGGTTGCCGAATCCtccgattatatatatatatatatatatatatatatatatatatatatatatatatatataggatttTATATTGCGAGAAATGGGAACGACTTACTACAGATGAACTCAAGGTCTTCGAGGATGTTTGTCTCGTGTGTGAAATTCTCCCATTTAATACGGATCGGCGGCCTGCCTTTTATTGCAGTTACAGAGGAAAGCCCGTCCGCGGAAGATGCTGGCATGGTGCTCGCTCTTTGTACTCTGACATTATGTACACCCTTCCGGTCTGCATACGCGACAGTTTGTCACTTTCCATTCCCTTATATCGGCATTCCACCACCCAATACCCTTTTCAGCAGTGGAACGGCCGTCGGTAATGTCGGTCGGCGCCTTTGACAAAAAGACATTCCCAAGCTCTGCTAACTGCGGCACGGGCTGCTGACTACGCGAACGGACTGTTGTCCGACATGGTGCCATCCTCGCTCAAGAGGCATCGGTTACGAACGCGCCGGCTGATACTATAGGCATCCATGCCGTCCTTTACCGTAAAATTGAGGGGCAAGATCCCTCAACGATATGAACACCCCTGACAACCCTTGATACGGACAAAGAAAGCATTGAACTATCTGTGTATAGCTCTGTTTCTGAATGCTACTGAAAAAGCTGTCAGCATTGTTGCAGCCACGTAAATGACGAAAGTGTGCAGGACGCGTGCAGGACGCGTGCAGGAAAAAGTGCATAGCGGTTAATTGGGGGGAGCAATTTTTTCGGAATTCACAGTATACTGTATATATCTTCTCGTGACTGAACTCGTGAAACACGGCGTCTACCGAAGAATCCGCACTCTGCGCTGCACTCCGAGAAACGATTTTCACGCCCGGTAGTGTCAGCAGCGTTCGTGCCTATACGGAGTGTTTGGGGGACTCGCATTTCTAAAAGCCAGCACCGTGAGTCACGCGATAGTGCGCTAGTGTAGCCTAGTAGTGAAGTGTGTTAATGTAGCGTATTAGCGTGGTGTATATTAGGGCAGCGTATACCACTGTGTACCACGGCTGCGCCGGTACACTACAGTCACACTGCCGGCCTCCTCTTTCGCACTCGGACGCCGCGCTTCGGCTGCGCGGCAGCAGGTACCAGCGCGGTACCACGGCTGCGCGCAGTGGAACTGCGCCTGCGGTAGTACTTCCTCCGTCTCCTGCGCCGGCGCGAGCGCTTCTTCAACGAACCCTGGTTCTGTCCGTGCGTCTCGAAGCCGGCCTGACCTCCCGGGGGCGCCGCGACGCTGGCCGGCTGCCTCTGGTCTTCGACGGGCTCCAGCTGCGTCGTGTGGATGGGGAGGTGCACCACGAACGCCCTGGCCAGCTTGTGCTCGGCCGGCGCCGCGCCGGGCGCCAGCGCCTGCCACGACGAGGAGTCCCGGTAGCCGCTGCACACGCCGCTCAGCAACGTCAGCCACAGGAACGCACCCAGTGCCGCGGTGACGCAGCGCTGCGAGGAACGTCTCGGAAATCAGCTTGGGAAGAGCAGTTGTATGCATATTATTTTCGCCCTCCCAGCAAGAAGAAAGTGGAtgggtggatatatatatatagggagagagggagggagaaaaaaaagatagcAAGAGGGGGGGCTCTTTAATGGATCTGGCGGAACGTCTAGCATGCTACTCCAGATGACAGTGATCACAAAATTACATGCTACGCACAGTGCACGTGGCAGGCACATAACACACCACAATACGCAACATACAAACTAACCAAACTGTATCAAGGAGACTATACTGCCTCTCAGGGAGTTTAAAGTATAGACACCGCTAGTCGGTGTTGACAAAGTGGGTGGGGTGTCGTTCACACCAGTGATTGGTAGAGAGGCTTAGTCGTTCGTTCGTCATCTGTATAGCGCCGACTTCCGTTGCTGCTTTCATTTCGTACGTGGTCAAATTGCACATGTTCCCGCGATGGGGGACTGGCCAGATTTTGATGCGTAAACGTAAACAGCTCCTGTTTAACCCTAGCAAGGATAGATTAACAAGAAATGACAGAAAGGGACGCTCAAATGGAATATGGTTCGATTCTTATTAAGAAAAAGCACAAGTAAGTtgccaaagaagaaaaagaaaacatttttaggTCTTCTAAACTGTGACACCACCTGTATCCAGTCCTCACACCCTAAAGTTCTTATCGCATCCGTCTACTAAGTTTTCTGCACGTTCAATTTGTCGGTATTGGCTTCATTCGACTTCCGTTCACGGGTTGTTCCTCGATTGGAGTTGGAAAATGAAGAAGGGCAAAGAACCCGCAAATAGAACAAGGAGATAGATAAAGAGGAGAGTATAAAAAATAATCGTGTATGCTCCAGCCCGCATCTGCCGATGTAAACTCCAGGGAGCGCAACCATGAATATTTTAAGTTGTGCGCTCGAGTTTTACGGCATTCTTGTAGGCATGGCTTAGAAGGCGAGATGTAATACAAGTTGTAGTTGACGGTGAGTGTGATggggttgttgttgttgctgttgttgtttttcaGTATGATGGTGATGGCGAAGATGATGATGAGAGAGGTGGATGAGCACGGGGAGGAAGCCGAATGACAAAAGTGCCAAAGTCATGACCGGTGAGATACACGCTTTTCTTAAAACAAGTTCTGTAGACATGAAATATAACATTGCATGTCTCCCTTTTAATGCTTAAACGCACAAGAAGAGAACGtctggaggaaaaagaaaagcaatgctaAGAGCACGAAAATGCTAGGCATCCGCTACAGGGCTGCGCAAGCTAGCTGTTGAACACACGGCTACGAAGTGTTATGTTGACAATGATTGAGGAAGATGCACTCTAGAATAACAGGGAGAAATAATGAGGTTACAAGTATTCACATAATACGTATTTTGCTTCTTTCATCTAAGGCATTACGTGAAGCAGATCGCAGAAAGTAAAACTTCATGCTTACACCAATCTATACATATGACCAGAGGTGAAGCAGCCATTCGTTTCGTTGCACTGCAATATAGAAACATTTCTGTCTGCTGATggtattgttttatttttttactgcacCGTGCCACGTTATAATAAGCAGTTCCAAGCGATTTTCCTTTTTATGTGTCCGTGCATGTAAAATATACCGCTCCGACAACAGCGCTTCTCTTTTTGCTCAGCGTTTGTCATTTATTCTCTTTCGCTTTTCCTTCTCTTGTTCTTGTTTACTTTTCGAACATGGCAGGCGTTCTGCATCTTGTAGTCACAATCGGCACTTTCTTGTTCTGTCgattttttaaagcgaatagctgtCTGTGACTTTTTCGGTTGTTTCTTAATGTCGTTTCTTACGGTTGGTCGAAGGACACGATATattatatcagtggttgcctagtcactgtggaatacatggcaatgatcgagcagacgcagctgccctaTCTGCCTATGACAGCGTCAACTGCGTCGCTCTTCCTCTTTCGAGAGCGGACTCGGCGAAAAAACTTCCCACACTTaagcgtgacctgacattagctcagtggactTCATCTGAGTTCACAAGTGCGTGCCTTCATACCCTGggccctaatttacagctccgtgtTCCGCCCGAGCTACCACGACGTGACGCACCCTTCTAGtacgtctatggcttggagtagcattttcaaatgcgtactcttttcttatcggaatggccaacagcccactgtgtgacttctgcaagtggaatgaaacaatcgcgcaccttctgtgtcagtgctctcgtttcaacccgcaaagagcagtcctctcagccaccctagacaaactggacaagcgcccaatgacagagcacaagatccttggaaactggcctacgcgaacatcagcgcgatccgctatgaaggcgctgctgcggtacttgaaagacacgggactttttgACGGATtatgactgtacactgtgtgacgtaggattgtacggtgacactgtgtAAGACTATGAACgtctttgcgggctgcgtgacagtgcccacaaaaacagttcgtgtgtacgtgcatgTACGTCGTGTGTAggtttttcccctttcttttaatccttctctctctcacctatcgcatccccttgcccctcccccagtacaggatagccaaccggagataatctctggttaacctccctgtctttcctttgcctctctctctctctctgtctctctctctctctctctcttatggtTGGTCGGTTATCGCACAAGCAAGaaaaacgttcgttcgttcgttcgttcgttgggtgggtgggtcggtcggtcggtcggtcggtcgatcATTTTCTCGTTCATTCGTTCAGGCTATTAACTTACCTTGACAAGTCGGTGGTCtctgcagatgtttttttttttgtattgcatgtttagTCTTCGCGTTATGCCGTGGTCTGTAGAAAAGCAACAGGACAGACCACCTTACATACTATGTTTGGTAAACTATGAGCAGCAAGTTCCACGGGCCACTTATACAGATCTTTACAAAGAAGGCCTGCACgtatttatttaacaataataTGGCATGCGGCAACCTAGTGTGTGGCAAGCCGTGTGACAAGCCGTGTGGCAAGCCGTGTAGACcaaaagaaaataatattaaAACAGCACCTACACTACGTGTGGTATGGTTTACACAACCACTTTGTTGCGCACTTCCCTTGCGCAGCGTGAGCGTTAGTGCAACTACGTGTTTAGTAAGCCGAGTACATCCCTAACGCAAACGTTGTGCTTCGGTCGCTCATATGATGCAACATCTATATCTTTGTCAGCATATTTATATTACTCAGCTTACGTATAGAAAACTTATTCAATGATGTGCACTTAACTAACCTCCGTTCCAGTCATCACGCGAATGCGTGCCATCAGCATGTGACCACACAACCGTAATTTCGGGCATTCTTACTCACGCTGACCTTGGGCATTGCCCTTAAGCCAGCGTCCGGGAGACGAGAAGCATATGGTTGATGTGCCGAATAACGATATATTAAGCACGGTATACAGCTGCAACGCCTTTCAAATATCTCAGCGGAATTGAGGAGGCGAAGCGTTCGGGTTCAAATTAATTTCGTTTCTTCTTAATTGTGCACTATAAGTACATTGTCGAGGGATCGGGCTCTTGAAGTGCGGTACGAATGCGGATGATGCGAAATGACCTCTTTATCACTCGCGCCTTAGCACAGAGACGACTTTGCCGGGCGCACCGTGAGTTCTCTGGTCTCGTTCCTCATTTGAGTTTTTCAGTTTCGGGCCAGCCAGATCACAAATGCGTTCGTTTCAGAAACGACCTAGTATATTATGCATGTACCATATATACATGTTTCTTATTTTCTTCGAAAGTGCGCACCCTCCAGTATTGGTCTCGACAGTGCATCGACCCGCATATTAAGGATCTGCGCATCAGTTTAGCATTCTTACGTTACATTCAGTGAATCCTGGGTCAGTACTGCGATTCCGCTTTATCCACAGcataggcagaaaaaaaaaagggggggaggtgGAGGGGAGCTGGGAAAGAGGTACGAGAGCTGCATGCTATCGCAACTCATTAGCTCTAATGACGAGGACGCCGGGCCATGCAGGCATGGCTTCGGCCACGATTGGCTTGAAGCCAGGAGGAAAGTCACGTCCGCGGGTCAACGGGAGCCACCGCTGACCCACCGTGAaagtattatttcttttttttttttcctttacaagCTCTCGGCCATTGGTAAGGTGATCGCCGTGACTCGCGACGGAGGGGCCGCGTCCACTCGGCCCATTGTGGAGCGCTACAGGACGAGTAGGTTGGCAGGTTGCAGAGGGGgtttggaaggggggggggcgaaggtcAGCCTAGCTACGCCCGGAGTGCGACCTCAAATTGGCTTCTATATATAACTGTACCCCCACCTCGTTGGCGGCGGCGTTGATTGGGTCGACGTATATATTGTTCGAGATCCCCCAAGGGTGTCTGTAGGGTGGCTACCGCGAGCGCCATCCTTCgccatgaaaaagaaagacgagaaaGTAGCATAGTCCCCGCCAGCTCCTAGGCCAAGCACGCGCTTATTACAAGCGGTGAGCGATATCAGCATGCGACTGTGAAAAGAGGCGGACGAGCGCCGGAAAAGTATCAGATGGCTCTGCTATGCTTTCGAACCGTTACGGAGGTGTGCGTGTCAGCTAGTAATATCCACACGTTCCGCCGGGACAATGGACTATTGGACAGGATCGCGAATAGCACATCACGCCATATAAGAGGAAAAGGAAACCTGTTTTATTTCTTCACTTCCGCAGATGCGAAATGCATTTGTTATAAATGATATCTTACGAGAGATATGTTCAGTGTGTATACGAAAGTGGGTATTCCTGTTCGTT
This region includes:
- the LOC126536676 gene encoding uncharacterized protein, which translates into the protein MARDGEHRCVTAALGAFLWLTLLSGVCSGYRDSSSWQALAPGAAPAEHKLARAFVVHLPIHTTQLEPVEDQRQPASVAAPPGGQAGFETHGQNQVGREQFHMSEAEELKKLVILLRIPQEQPAAFPQHSPPPPEVKRQPESDKADYDVQVDNKLPIILIALDKPLASHAKVQSVSAWKEQLPRPASSKEDRSSGNSKEWKPIIYPRKQRQYSTPAPQRQWSHWNKNLDRRTLWTKEQRQSSWKPAAPSSDNVQTTAPAKEQHNDGGSNEAKLLLLLVHENSAASGDRGKTWEPATAQQNLNEPTASPWRPSNKLSQPRQPQIMIDVMQKSWRSAGPSRGWAQTQQRSWQQQQHQQQPENQQQQQQQQSFRPRPVVWHSGVPNSSTRGSHYNSYVQKRNYDHYGPVHRY